A genomic window from Lactobacillus sp. ESL0677 includes:
- a CDS encoding histidine phosphatase family protein, whose translation MTTIYLIRHGEPDTRVHDDWTRPLTKLGQQQATEVASKFKNVTLTAIYSSPFARAVAIVTPLSRQQNLVIQTSNLLIERRMPEWFSNAKAFREYIQRQWQDFTYTAKGGESLVEAQTRYLDFLKKIPESGTVAIGTHGTVMSLVYDYLHHGQGFSVWQNLPYAAILCLKMTKTHLIAADFI comes from the coding sequence ATGACCACAATTTATTTAATCAGGCATGGTGAACCTGACACGCGCGTGCATGATGATTGGACAAGACCGTTAACCAAGCTGGGACAGCAGCAAGCAACAGAAGTTGCTTCTAAATTTAAAAACGTAACTTTGACTGCCATTTATTCAAGTCCGTTTGCTAGAGCTGTGGCAATAGTAACACCGCTATCGCGGCAACAAAATCTGGTAATTCAAACCAGCAATTTACTTATTGAGCGCAGAATGCCAGAGTGGTTTAGTAATGCAAAAGCTTTTCGTGAATACATTCAAAGGCAGTGGCAGGATTTTACTTATACTGCAAAAGGCGGTGAATCTTTAGTAGAAGCGCAGACAAGGTATCTTGATTTTTTAAAGAAAATACCTGAATCAGGTACTGTTGCAATTGGTACTCACGGAACAGTAATGAGTTTGGTCTATGATTATTTACATCACGGCCAAGGATTCAGTGTTTGGCAAAATTTACCGTATGCGGCGATTTTGTGCTTGAAAATGACAAAGACGCATCTGATTGCAGCAGATTTTATTTAA
- a CDS encoding MFS transporter translates to MKARTVADKIAITFLTFTTFFTLFRSSMAGIFSLFYANSGIPDAQISAIKSWQSVGILVGMLPSGFLADKIGRLKVLNLSAIIISFSFFLLIINPCFIIFSLAEFLYGIGLAFNSGALLAYITDLQEINQIKPSSRLMGQQAALLNIATLIGGNIGTWLFGFKITAPVWFGLLGLAVYPLFVLIFIKVMGFHDNRAQVTTEHINFLKAIAIIIRKKAFWILFLVNIGYDCGTQFLMIYWSIIYVKQLGFNLSIVYTAFMCATIGGAWVFQQMSGQNFTKLTIASTLCMMLLLCSNSIFSNRYILLAIFLLVELLMGLISGQISALSNRAIYGENNKSLMLSVVSFLVEIIVSLSLIIDDKIIAANSNLTVMYWVSAAYFALILLAVPLLQRSEN, encoded by the coding sequence ATGAAAGCTAGAACTGTTGCCGATAAAATTGCGATAACTTTTTTAACATTTACCACATTTTTCACTTTGTTTCGTTCTTCAATGGCCGGGATATTTTCTTTATTTTATGCAAATAGTGGTATTCCTGATGCTCAAATTTCTGCAATTAAGTCTTGGCAAAGTGTGGGAATTTTAGTAGGGATGCTGCCATCAGGATTCTTAGCAGATAAAATTGGCCGTCTGAAAGTGCTTAACCTGTCTGCAATAATAATTAGTTTTAGTTTCTTTTTATTGATAATAAATCCGTGTTTTATCATATTTTCTCTGGCGGAATTTTTGTATGGCATTGGTTTGGCATTTAATTCTGGAGCTTTGCTAGCGTACATTACAGATTTACAAGAAATAAATCAGATTAAGCCTAGTAGTAGATTGATGGGTCAGCAAGCAGCCCTCTTAAATATTGCCACGCTAATTGGTGGCAATATTGGAACGTGGCTGTTTGGTTTTAAAATAACGGCTCCTGTCTGGTTCGGTCTGCTTGGTCTGGCTGTGTATCCATTGTTTGTCTTAATTTTTATTAAAGTCATGGGTTTTCATGATAATCGGGCACAAGTTACTACTGAGCACATTAATTTTCTTAAAGCGATAGCAATAATCATTAGGAAAAAAGCATTTTGGATTCTGTTTCTGGTTAATATTGGTTACGATTGTGGGACTCAATTTTTAATGATTTATTGGTCGATCATTTATGTTAAACAGTTGGGGTTTAACTTGTCGATAGTCTATACAGCTTTTATGTGTGCGACGATTGGTGGAGCGTGGGTATTTCAGCAAATGTCTGGACAAAATTTTACGAAATTAACGATCGCCAGTACATTGTGCATGATGTTGCTGCTATGCAGTAATTCTATTTTCAGCAATCGGTATATACTTTTAGCTATCTTTTTGCTTGTTGAATTGTTAATGGGTCTAATATCTGGACAAATTTCTGCTCTTAGCAATCGGGCAATTTATGGCGAAAATAACAAGTCGTTGATGTTATCTGTCGTTTCGTTCTTGGTGGAAATTATTGTCAGCTTGTCGCTAATTATTGATGACAAAATTATTGCTGCAAATAGTAATTTAACCGTTATGTACTGGGTTTCGGCTGCTTACTTTGCCTTAATTTTATTAGCTGTACCATTATTACAAAGAAGTGAGAACTAA
- the fba gene encoding class II fructose-1,6-bisphosphate aldolase produces MAYLDNGNQIFKDARKNHYAVGAYNTNNLEWTRAILRAAEETRTPVLIQVSTGAAKYMGGYKIVKDIVEDTMDAMNISVPVVLNLDHGDFESAKECIALGYSSVMFDGHALPTDENLAKTKEIIKLAHERGISVEAEIGKIGENQGADGGELASVEDAKTFVAAGVDKLACGIGNIHGVYPAGWKGLNFDRLKEIADAVPVPLVLHGGSGIPEDQVKKAISLGISKVNINTEFQLAFQGATRKYFEAHKDEDKANKGYDPRKLLLPGTEAITDAMKEMIGWLGTPSIDEELKNAAFDRSSLNEE; encoded by the coding sequence ATGGCTTATTTAGATAATGGTAATCAGATCTTTAAAGACGCTCGTAAAAACCATTATGCAGTAGGTGCATATAACACTAACAACTTAGAATGGACCCGTGCAATTTTGCGTGCTGCTGAAGAAACTAGAACTCCAGTTTTAATTCAAGTTTCAACTGGTGCTGCTAAGTACATGGGTGGCTACAAGATTGTTAAGGACATTGTTGAAGATACAATGGACGCAATGAACATTTCTGTTCCAGTTGTCTTGAACTTGGACCACGGTGATTTTGAATCAGCTAAGGAATGTATCGCACTTGGATACTCCTCAGTTATGTTTGATGGTCACGCACTTCCAACTGATGAGAACTTGGCTAAGACTAAGGAAATCATTAAGTTAGCTCATGAACGTGGCATTTCTGTTGAAGCTGAAATTGGTAAAATTGGTGAGAACCAAGGTGCCGATGGTGGTGAATTAGCATCTGTTGAAGACGCTAAGACTTTCGTTGCTGCTGGTGTTGACAAGCTTGCTTGTGGTATTGGTAATATCCACGGTGTTTACCCAGCTGGCTGGAAGGGCTTGAACTTTGACCGTTTGAAGGAAATTGCTGACGCTGTTCCTGTACCACTTGTTTTGCATGGTGGTTCAGGTATTCCTGAAGACCAAGTTAAGAAAGCTATTTCACTTGGTATTTCTAAGGTTAACATCAATACTGAATTCCAATTGGCCTTCCAAGGTGCTACTCGTAAGTACTTCGAAGCTCACAAGGATGAAGATAAAGCTAACAAGGGTTATGACCCACGTAAGTTGTTATTGCCAGGTACTGAAGCCATTACTGATGCCATGAAAGAAATGATTGGCTGGCTTGGAACTCCTTCAATCGACGAAGAGCTTAAAAATGCTGCTTTTGACAGAAGCTCATTGAACGAAGAATAA
- the argS gene encoding arginine--tRNA ligase: MDFKNEVVALLAPQVDLPKEKIAALIERPKNEKMGDYAFPAFALAKVMHKNPAEIAKEIAAQLSSPNFADIQAVGPYVNFAINHEKLIAQTLTDVLTQKEHYGDQELGTGNVPIDMSSPNIAKPMSMGHLRSTVIGNSIAKTLQKVGYTPIKINYLGDYGTQFGKLIAAYKHWGVEEDVKKDPIMNLFKYYVKFHQEAEKHPELDDEGRAWFKKLEDGDSEAVELWQWFREVSLVDFKRIYKELGVEFDSYKGEAFFNDKMQPVIDELKQKGLLHESQGAQVVDMGEGENPALIVKSDGTSIYLTRDLAAAIYRMKTYNFVKMLYVVGNEQSQHFVELKTVLKKMGYDWADEIHHVPFGLITQNGKKLSTRKGNVVFLDKVLKDAVALAQKQIEQKNPDLAEQKQVAHDVGVGAVIFHDLKNDRTDNFDFDLEEVVRFEGDTGPYVQYTNARAQSVLRKAAKMDQKPDITNMSLADDWSFSVAKALADFPRIIARSSEKFEPSVIAKYALDLAKKFNKYYANVKILTTDEQIASRLALVEATSIVLTESLRLLGVNAPKEM; the protein is encoded by the coding sequence ATGGATTTTAAAAATGAAGTAGTTGCGCTACTAGCACCGCAAGTTGACTTACCAAAAGAAAAAATTGCGGCTTTAATTGAGCGGCCAAAAAATGAAAAAATGGGTGATTATGCCTTTCCAGCATTTGCGTTAGCTAAAGTAATGCACAAAAATCCGGCTGAAATCGCTAAGGAAATTGCAGCACAATTGTCTAGTCCGAATTTTGCCGACATTCAAGCAGTTGGCCCATATGTTAACTTTGCCATCAATCATGAAAAGCTGATTGCACAAACATTAACCGATGTTTTAACGCAAAAAGAACACTATGGTGATCAGGAACTAGGTACAGGCAACGTTCCAATTGATATGTCCAGTCCGAACATTGCTAAGCCGATGTCAATGGGCCATTTGCGGTCAACAGTGATTGGTAATTCGATTGCTAAAACGCTGCAAAAGGTTGGCTATACACCAATTAAGATTAACTATTTAGGTGACTATGGCACGCAATTTGGTAAGTTGATTGCGGCTTATAAGCATTGGGGCGTTGAAGAAGACGTTAAAAAAGACCCAATCATGAACTTGTTTAAATATTACGTTAAGTTCCATCAGGAAGCTGAGAAGCATCCAGAACTTGATGATGAGGGCCGTGCTTGGTTTAAAAAGCTGGAAGATGGCGACTCAGAAGCAGTTGAGTTGTGGCAATGGTTCCGTGAAGTTTCACTTGTTGACTTTAAGCGTATTTACAAGGAATTAGGCGTTGAGTTTGATTCTTATAAGGGTGAGGCTTTCTTCAATGATAAGATGCAGCCGGTAATTGATGAGTTAAAGCAAAAGGGCTTGTTGCATGAGTCTCAGGGTGCCCAAGTCGTTGATATGGGTGAAGGTGAAAATCCGGCCTTGATTGTGAAGTCAGATGGTACCAGTATTTATTTGACACGGGACTTAGCTGCTGCTATCTACCGGATGAAGACCTACAACTTTGTCAAAATGTTGTACGTTGTTGGTAATGAGCAATCACAACACTTTGTGGAACTGAAGACTGTCTTGAAAAAGATGGGCTATGACTGGGCTGATGAAATCCACCACGTGCCATTTGGCTTAATTACGCAAAACGGCAAGAAACTATCAACGCGTAAAGGTAACGTTGTTTTCTTAGACAAGGTCTTAAAAGATGCTGTAGCACTTGCTCAGAAGCAAATTGAACAAAAGAACCCAGACTTAGCTGAGCAAAAGCAAGTTGCTCATGATGTTGGTGTTGGGGCTGTCATCTTCCACGATTTAAAGAATGACCGGACAGATAACTTTGACTTCGACTTAGAAGAAGTTGTCCGTTTTGAAGGGGATACTGGTCCTTATGTGCAATACACTAATGCCCGCGCACAGAGTGTATTGCGTAAAGCCGCAAAGATGGATCAAAAACCAGATATAACTAACATGAGTTTGGCAGATGACTGGTCCTTTAGTGTGGCTAAAGCCTTAGCTGATTTCCCTAGAATTATTGCCCGCAGCAGTGAAAAATTTGAGCCATCAGTTATTGCCAAGTATGCACTGGATTTAGCTAAAAAATTCAACAAGTATTATGCCAATGTCAAGATTTTGACCACTGATGAGCAAATTGCTTCCCGCCTTGCGCTAGTTGAAGCAACATCAATTGTGTTAACAGAATCCCTTCGCCTTCTAGGAGTTAACGCACCAAAGGAAATGTAA